The proteins below come from a single Microbacterium sp. SLBN-154 genomic window:
- the rpoB gene encoding DNA-directed RNA polymerase subunit beta, with the protein MAAAPNASNPTTTPKNGRGASRLSFAKISDTLTVPDLLALQTESFDWLVGNEQWRARVAEAKAAGRTDVPEMSGLEEIFEEISPIEDLSETMQLSFTNPYLEPEKYSIEECKERGKTYAAPLYVEAEFMNHQTGEIKTQTVFMGDFPLQTDKGTFIINGTERVVVSQLVRSPGVYFDKTPDKTSDKDIVSARIIPSRGAWLEFEIDKRDQVGVRIDRKRKQSVTVFLKALGLSSEDILNEFGGFDSIEETLSKDTILSKEDALRDIYRKLRPGEQVAAEAARALLDNFYFNPKRYDLAKVGRYKINQKLGLDAPLSDSVLTVDDIVATIKYLVRVHRGDETFEGVRGGKNVEIRLDVDDIDNFGNRRIRAVGELIQNQVRTGLSRMERVVRERMTTQDIEAITPQTLINVRPVVAAIKEFFGTSQLSQFMDQNNPLAGLTHKRRLSALGPGGLSRERAGVEVRDVHPSHYGRMCPIETPEGPNIGLIGSLASFARINSFGFIETPYRKVVDGKVTDQIDYLTASEESDYIIAQANAPLKADGHFQEDRVLARKIGGEVDLIPAEEIGYMDVSPRQMVSVATSLIPFLEHDDANRALMGANMQRQAVPLLRSESPVVGTGMEGYAAVDAGDVVTAEKSGVVMEVSADVVTIQLDEGGTQDYFLRKFDRSNQGTSYNQRVIVSAGDRIEAGEVIADGPATENGELALGKNLLVAFMTWEGHNFEDAIILSQDLVKDDTLSSIHIEEYEVDARDTKLGKEEITRDLPNVSPDLLKDLDERGIIRIGAEVRPGDILVGKVTPKGETELSAEERLLRAIFNEKSREVRDTSLKVPHGEQGTIIAVKEFNAEDGDDELGSGVNRRVVVYIAQKRKITEGDKLAGRHGNKGVIAKILPVEDMPFLADGTPVDVVLNPLGIPGRMNFGQVLETHLGWIAKQGWKVEGTPEWAVRLPEEAREAAPGTKVATPVFDGAAEEEIAGLLDSTTLTRDGVRLIDSSGKTQLFDGRSGEPFPAPISVGYMYILKLHHLVDDKIHARSTGPYSMITQQPLGGKAQFGGQRFGEMEVWALEAYGAAYALQELLTIKSDDIPGRVKAYESIVKGENLQEPGIPESFKVLMKEMQSLCLNVEVLSADGTVVSLRDSTDEAYRAAEELGINISSRFESSSIDEI; encoded by the coding sequence TTGGCTGCTGCGCCCAACGCATCCAATCCCACCACCACCCCGAAGAACGGCCGCGGCGCATCGCGGCTCTCGTTCGCGAAGATCTCCGACACGCTGACGGTTCCCGACCTTCTCGCGCTGCAGACCGAGTCCTTCGACTGGCTCGTCGGCAACGAGCAGTGGCGAGCCCGGGTGGCCGAGGCCAAGGCCGCCGGTCGCACCGATGTCCCCGAGATGAGCGGACTGGAGGAGATCTTCGAGGAGATCTCCCCGATCGAGGACCTGAGCGAGACCATGCAGCTCTCGTTCACCAACCCGTACCTCGAGCCCGAGAAGTACTCGATCGAAGAGTGCAAGGAGCGCGGCAAGACCTACGCGGCCCCTCTCTACGTCGAGGCCGAGTTCATGAACCACCAGACCGGTGAGATCAAGACCCAGACGGTCTTCATGGGCGACTTCCCGCTCCAGACCGACAAGGGCACGTTCATCATCAACGGCACCGAGCGTGTCGTGGTCTCGCAGCTCGTACGCTCGCCCGGCGTCTACTTCGACAAGACGCCCGACAAGACTTCCGACAAGGACATCGTGTCGGCGCGCATCATCCCCAGCCGCGGTGCGTGGCTGGAGTTCGAGATCGACAAGCGCGACCAGGTCGGCGTGCGCATCGACCGCAAGCGCAAGCAGTCGGTCACGGTGTTCCTCAAGGCCCTCGGCCTGTCGAGCGAAGACATCCTGAACGAGTTCGGCGGCTTCGACTCCATCGAGGAGACCCTCTCCAAGGACACGATCCTGTCCAAGGAGGACGCGCTCCGCGACATCTACCGCAAGCTCCGTCCGGGCGAGCAGGTCGCCGCCGAGGCCGCCCGCGCGCTGCTGGACAACTTCTACTTCAACCCCAAGCGGTACGACCTGGCGAAGGTCGGTCGCTACAAGATCAACCAGAAGCTGGGGCTGGATGCTCCGCTGTCGGACTCGGTGCTGACCGTCGACGACATCGTCGCCACCATCAAGTACCTCGTGCGCGTGCACCGCGGCGACGAGACCTTCGAGGGCGTGCGCGGTGGCAAGAACGTCGAGATCCGTCTCGACGTCGACGACATCGACAACTTCGGCAACCGTCGCATCCGCGCGGTGGGCGAGCTCATCCAGAACCAGGTCCGCACGGGACTCTCCCGCATGGAGCGCGTCGTCCGCGAGCGCATGACCACGCAGGACATCGAGGCGATCACCCCGCAGACCCTGATCAACGTCCGCCCCGTGGTGGCCGCGATCAAGGAGTTCTTCGGCACCTCGCAGCTGTCGCAGTTCATGGACCAGAACAACCCGCTCGCGGGTCTGACCCACAAGCGTCGCCTCTCGGCGCTGGGCCCCGGCGGTCTGTCGCGCGAGCGCGCCGGCGTCGAGGTCCGTGACGTCCACCCCTCGCACTACGGCCGCATGTGCCCGATCGAGACCCCGGAAGGCCCGAACATCGGTCTGATCGGGTCGCTGGCCTCGTTCGCCCGCATCAACTCGTTCGGCTTCATCGAGACCCCGTACCGCAAGGTCGTCGACGGCAAGGTCACCGACCAGATCGACTACCTCACGGCCAGCGAGGAGAGCGACTACATCATCGCCCAGGCCAACGCCCCCCTGAAGGCGGACGGCCACTTCCAGGAGGACCGGGTCCTCGCGCGGAAGATCGGCGGCGAGGTCGACCTCATCCCCGCCGAGGAGATCGGCTACATGGACGTCTCGCCGCGCCAGATGGTGTCGGTCGCGACCTCCCTCATCCCCTTCCTCGAGCACGACGACGCCAACCGCGCGCTCATGGGCGCGAACATGCAGCGTCAGGCTGTGCCGCTGCTGCGCAGCGAGTCGCCCGTGGTGGGAACCGGTATGGAGGGCTACGCCGCCGTCGACGCCGGTGACGTCGTCACCGCCGAGAAGAGCGGTGTGGTCATGGAGGTGTCGGCCGACGTCGTCACCATCCAGCTCGACGAGGGCGGCACGCAGGACTACTTCCTGCGCAAGTTCGACCGGTCCAACCAGGGCACGAGCTACAACCAGCGCGTGATCGTCTCGGCGGGCGACCGCATCGAGGCCGGCGAGGTCATCGCCGACGGCCCGGCGACCGAGAACGGCGAGCTCGCGCTCGGCAAGAACCTGCTCGTGGCGTTCATGACCTGGGAGGGTCACAACTTCGAGGACGCCATCATCCTCAGCCAGGACCTGGTGAAGGACGACACCCTCTCCTCGATCCACATCGAGGAGTACGAGGTCGACGCCCGCGACACCAAGCTCGGCAAGGAGGAGATCACCCGTGATCTGCCCAACGTCAGCCCCGACCTGCTGAAGGACCTCGACGAGCGCGGCATCATCCGCATCGGTGCCGAGGTCCGCCCCGGCGACATCCTCGTCGGCAAGGTCACGCCCAAGGGCGAGACCGAGCTGAGCGCCGAGGAGCGGCTGCTGCGTGCCATCTTCAACGAGAAGAGCCGCGAGGTGCGCGACACCTCGCTGAAGGTTCCTCACGGTGAGCAGGGCACGATCATCGCCGTCAAGGAGTTCAACGCCGAGGACGGCGACGACGAGCTGGGCTCGGGCGTCAACCGTCGCGTCGTGGTCTACATCGCCCAGAAGCGCAAGATCACCGAGGGCGACAAGCTCGCCGGCCGTCACGGCAACAAGGGCGTCATCGCCAAGATCCTGCCGGTCGAGGACATGCCGTTCCTCGCCGACGGAACGCCGGTCGACGTCGTCCTGAACCCCCTCGGAATCCCCGGTCGCATGAACTTCGGCCAGGTTCTGGAGACCCACCTCGGGTGGATCGCCAAGCAGGGCTGGAAGGTCGAGGGCACCCCCGAGTGGGCCGTGCGCCTGCCCGAGGAGGCTCGCGAGGCCGCCCCCGGCACCAAGGTCGCCACCCCGGTGTTCGACGGTGCCGCCGAGGAGGAGATCGCGGGTCTGCTCGACTCGACGACGCTCACCCGCGACGGTGTGCGCCTGATCGACTCGTCGGGCAAGACCCAGCTGTTCGACGGCCGGTCGGGTGAGCCGTTCCCGGCACCGATCTCCGTCGGGTACATGTACATCCTGAAGCTGCACCACCTCGTGGACGACAAGATCCACGCCCGTTCCACCGGCCCCTACTCGATGATCACGCAGCAGCCGCTGGGTGGTAAGGCGCAGTTCGGCGGTCAGCGGTTCGGTGAGATGGAGGTGTGGGCACTCGAGGCCTACGGCGCGGCGTACGCGCTCCAGGAGCTCCTCACGATCAAGTCCGACGACATCCCCGGCCGCGTCAAGGCGTACGAGTCGATCGTCAAGGGCGAGAACCTGCAGGAGCCCGGCATCCCCGAGTCGTTCAAGGTGCTCATGAAGGAGATGCAGTCGCTGTGCCTGAACGTCGAGGTCCTCTCGGCCGACGGCACCGTGGTCAGCCTCCGCGACAGCACCGACGAGGCGTACCGCGCCGCTGAGGAGCTCGGCATCAACATCTCGAGCCGCTTCGAGTCGTCGTCGATCGACGAGATCTGA